In a genomic window of Gemmatimonadaceae bacterium:
- a CDS encoding ABC transporter permease — protein sequence MIIQFLAVAFLLQAPQRTIAIDERLAADAKLSVGDRVILSATPESSTGDTVVIAAIVKRGNDPAEVARSEFRIRLHLDHLQSLAGYGDRVDRFAVAARGEAATQKAIDAINSAAFGFQAHRSKDIAVATSKTFQVVSRFHKAIGVITIVASAIFLLCIMLLKVEERRRDVAALRLMGISRRTVMRAVVIEAALLALVGSALGVGVGWVGSQFVNWYYRGVYRTPLSFSIITPDIVTLAVTLSLVLGIAAGILASLRLVRTPPLVLFGR from the coding sequence GTGATAATACAGTTTCTGGCGGTCGCCTTTCTCCTCCAGGCGCCGCAGCGCACAATCGCAATCGATGAACGCCTGGCGGCGGATGCGAAGCTTTCCGTAGGCGACAGGGTCATCCTCTCGGCAACGCCGGAATCTTCGACGGGCGACACGGTTGTAATCGCCGCGATTGTAAAGCGCGGGAACGATCCTGCCGAGGTGGCACGGAGCGAGTTTCGCATTCGGCTGCATCTCGATCACCTCCAGTCGCTCGCGGGTTACGGCGACAGAGTCGACAGGTTCGCGGTCGCGGCGCGTGGCGAGGCGGCGACGCAAAAGGCGATCGATGCAATCAATTCCGCGGCGTTTGGATTCCAGGCTCACCGTTCGAAGGACATCGCTGTCGCGACGTCGAAGACTTTCCAGGTCGTAAGCCGTTTTCACAAGGCGATTGGCGTCATCACCATCGTCGCCAGCGCGATCTTTCTGCTCTGCATCATGCTCCTGAAGGTCGAGGAGCGGCGGAGGGATGTCGCTGCGCTTCGGCTGATGGGCATCTCGCGCCGGACCGTGATGCGAGCCGTGGTGATCGAGGCCGCCCTCCTCGCGCTCGTCGGGAGCGCGCTCGGGGTCGGTGTCGGCTGGGTGGGCTCGCAGTTCGTCAACTGGTATTACCGCGGTGTTTACCGGACGCCGTTGTCATTCTCGATCATTACACCGGACATCGTGACGCTGGCGGTGACGCTCTCTCTGGTGCTTGGCATTGCGGCCGGGATTCTCGCGTCGCTCCGTCTGGTGCGCACGCCGCCCCTCGTTCTCTTCGGGCGCTGA
- a CDS encoding FtsX-like permease family protein codes for MPFTLAWTSLRRHGTRTLLAMLGVAVAAAMLLDMVMMSTGMRESFRKLLLSRGFQIRLAPKGTLPFDTDATIENTSGIIRVLRQNPDFTTISAVLGGTIHIPRGDRVITSSALGLDPRVQGDYELLSGRDPLAPNEIAGNADFIQATGARFGDTLTVASGYDPQTREYSGSRKLVLTGQVRFLFGAARQRAAAMRLATLQQMSPDKADDASLFMIRVREGVDVDSAYRWIKGKVFTVNVISTELALDQVDERLRYFRQLAVILGSVSLFVGFLLVTTLVTVSVNERIGEIAVMRALGVSRAHIVQQIVLEGVAISLVGAFAGLLLGLVTGRYLNGILTSFPGLPEAIDFFLFQPKSAWTALGLLALSGIAAGVYPSFRASSLPIATTLREEAIA; via the coding sequence ATGCCGTTCACACTTGCATGGACGTCGCTCAGGCGTCACGGCACGCGAACATTGCTCGCGATGCTCGGCGTGGCAGTTGCCGCGGCGATGTTGCTCGACATGGTGATGATGTCCACCGGCATGCGCGAATCGTTTCGCAAGCTCCTCTTGTCACGTGGATTTCAGATCCGGCTCGCTCCCAAGGGAACGCTGCCCTTCGACACCGATGCGACAATCGAGAACACCAGCGGAATCATCCGGGTTCTGCGGCAGAATCCCGACTTCACAACGATCAGTGCAGTGCTCGGCGGAACGATTCACATTCCGCGCGGCGATCGAGTCATCACGAGCTCGGCACTTGGACTGGACCCGCGCGTTCAGGGCGACTACGAGCTGCTTTCTGGAAGAGATCCGCTTGCACCGAACGAGATCGCCGGCAACGCCGATTTCATTCAGGCAACGGGCGCGCGCTTCGGTGACACGCTTACAGTCGCGAGCGGGTACGATCCGCAGACAAGAGAGTATTCGGGCTCACGGAAGCTCGTTCTCACCGGGCAGGTTCGTTTCCTTTTCGGTGCGGCGCGCCAGCGTGCGGCGGCCATGCGTCTGGCGACGCTTCAACAGATGAGCCCCGATAAGGCGGACGACGCATCGCTGTTCATGATCCGCGTGCGCGAGGGGGTCGACGTCGACTCGGCATACCGGTGGATCAAGGGCAAGGTTTTCACCGTCAACGTGATCTCGACCGAGCTGGCTCTCGACCAGGTGGACGAGCGCCTCCGCTACTTCCGCCAGCTGGCCGTGATACTCGGCAGCGTGAGCCTGTTCGTCGGGTTTCTCCTTGTCACTACACTCGTGACGGTCTCGGTCAACGAGCGCATCGGCGAGATTGCTGTCATGCGCGCCCTCGGGGTGTCGCGTGCTCACATTGTTCAGCAGATCGTCCTCGAAGGCGTGGCGATCAGTCTCGTCGGAGCTTTCGCCGGCTTGTTGCTGGGACTCGTCACCGGCCGGTACCTGAATGGAATTCTGACATCGTTCCCGGGGCTGCCGGAGGCAATCGACTTCTTCCTCTTTCAGCCGAAGTCAGCGTGGACGGCGCTCGGGCTGCTCGCTCTCTCGGGAATTGCAGCCGGCGTCTACCCGTCGTTTCGCGCCTCTTCATTGCCCATCGCGACGACTCTGCGTGAGGAGGCGATCGCGTGA
- a CDS encoding ABC transporter ATP-binding protein yields MTSIESPRQAAMSSSGERPTVVEARGLTRNYAFGKEVVHALCGVTFDVPAGDYVAIVGPSGCGKSTLLNLLGAIDRSTQGSVVINGTDVARMTDRDATSFRLRNIGFVFQRFYLMPTLSARENVELPMAEAGISKADRQARARELLTYVGLAHRERHRPSELSGGEQQRVAIARALSNRPAILLADEPTGELDARTGAEIIALFGRLNRDGTTLIVVTHDEELASAAKRKIHMRDGLIVDG; encoded by the coding sequence GTGACGAGCATCGAAAGCCCGAGGCAGGCGGCGATGAGCAGTTCGGGTGAGCGGCCCACAGTCGTCGAAGCGCGGGGCCTGACGCGGAACTACGCCTTCGGCAAGGAAGTGGTCCACGCGCTGTGCGGCGTGACATTCGATGTGCCGGCGGGCGACTATGTGGCCATCGTCGGTCCATCGGGCTGCGGAAAGTCGACCCTCCTGAATCTGCTCGGCGCAATCGACCGGTCCACACAGGGATCGGTTGTGATCAACGGCACCGACGTCGCGCGAATGACGGATCGCGACGCAACCTCGTTTCGCCTCCGCAACATCGGGTTCGTCTTCCAGCGTTTCTATCTTATGCCCACGCTTTCGGCTCGTGAGAACGTGGAGTTGCCAATGGCCGAGGCAGGGATTTCGAAAGCGGATCGCCAGGCGCGGGCGAGGGAGCTGCTTACCTATGTGGGTCTGGCTCACCGCGAGCGACACCGGCCGTCCGAGCTGTCGGGCGGCGAGCAGCAGCGAGTGGCAATCGCGCGCGCACTCTCCAATCGTCCCGCAATCCTTCTTGCCGACGAGCCGACAGGAGAGCTGGATGCGCGGACAGGCGCGGAAATAATCGCGCTTTTCGGCCGGCTGAACCGCGACGGCACCACACTCATCGTTGTGACGCACGATGAAGAGCTCGCAAGTGCCGCGAAGCGCAAGATCCACATGCGCGACGGACTGATCGTCGACGGCTGA